One Triticum dicoccoides isolate Atlit2015 ecotype Zavitan chromosome 5B, WEW_v2.0, whole genome shotgun sequence genomic window carries:
- the LOC119312261 gene encoding uncharacterized protein LOC119312261, with protein sequence MVSSSASGGDGCTAAAVREVATARFARQVVLGRWFMVFACLLILSASGATYIFGLYSKVLKSALGYDQQTLNTFAFFKDLGANVGVLSGLINEVTPPWVVLAIGAAMNLVGYLMIYLAIDGRTARPPVWLMCVYICVGANSQSFTNTGALVTCVKNFPESRGAVLGLLKGFVGLSGAIFTQLYIAIYGDDAKSLVLLVAWLPAAVCIVFVHTVRIMPHRPVRRCGEEETAATTSDPFYCFLYISMALATYLLVMIVVQNQLDLSHPALVVSATALMLILLLPLAVVVKQEYRIKRELEESLLVTPTVTVQKPAALQMAAKTETETEDATTSAGTLASPARPPSSSSCFGSSCLKEMFNPPAQGEDYTILQALVSVDMLVLFLATICGVGGTLTAIDNMGQIGQSLGYPPKSIKTFISLISIWNYAGRVTAGFASEAVLARYKFPRPLMLTLVLLLACVGHLLIAFGVPQSLYAASVVIGFCFGAQWPLLFAIISELFGLKYYSTLYNFGSVASPIGAYALNVRVAGYLYDVEAARQHGGTLDGAGDKSCVGVQCFKLAFLIITAVTVAGALVSLLLVWRTRNFYRSDIYAKFRDAAPADGEPRKQAESSAVNGRSE encoded by the coding sequence atggTGTCCTCCTCGGCGTCCGGCGGCGACGGGtgcacggcggcggcggtgcgggaggTGGCGACGGCGCGGTTCGCGCGGCAGGTGGTGCTGGGGCGCTGGTTCATGGTGTTCGCCTGCCTGCTCATCCTCTCCGCGTCGGGGGCCACCTACATCTTCGGCCTCTACTCCAAGGTGCTCAAGTCGGCGCTGGGCTACGACCAGCAGACCCTCAACACCTTCGCCTTCTTCAAGGACCTAGGCGCCAACGTCGGCGTCCTCTCCGGCCTCATCAACGAGGTCACGCCGCCCTGGGTCGTGCTCGCCATCGGCGCCGCCATGAACCTCGTGGGGTACCTCATGATATACCTCGCCATCGACGGCCGCACGGCGCGCCCGCCGGTGTGGCTCATGTGCGTCTACATCTGCGTCGGCGCCAACTCGCAGTCCTTCACCAACACCGGCGCGCTCGTCACCTGCGTCAAGAACTTCCCGGAGAGCCGCGGCGCCGTGCTGGGCCTGCTCAAGGGCTTCGTCGGGCTCAGCGGCGCCATCTTCACCCAGCTCTACATCGCCATCTACGGCGACGACGCCAAGTCGCTCGTGCTGCTCGTCGCATGGCTCCCCGCCGCCGTCTGCATCGTCTTCGTCCACACCGTGCGCATCATGCCGCACCGCCCCGTCCGGCGCTGCGGCGAGGAGGAGACAGCCGCCACCACCAGCGACCCCTTCTACTGCTTCCTCTACATCTCCATGGCGCTCGCCACCTACCTGCTCGTCATGATCGTGGTGCAGAACCAGCTGGACCTCTCGCACCCGGCCCTCGTCGTGTCCGCCACCGCGCTCatgctcatcctcctcctccccctcgccgTCGTCGTCAAGCAGGAGTACAGGATCAAGAGGGAGCTCGAGGAGTCCCTCCTCGTGACCCCGACGGTCACCGTCCAGAAGCCAGCTGCGCTCCAAATGGCCGCCAAAACAGAGACAGAAACAGAGGACGCGACGACGTCGGCGGGAACGTTGGCTTCGCCGGCACGGCCGCCGTCTTCGAGCAGCTGCTTCGGGTCGTCCTGCTTGAAAGAGATGTTCAACCCGCCGGCGCAGGGGGAGGACTACACGATCCTGCAGGCGCTGGTGAGCGTGGACATGCTGGTGCTGTTCCTGGCGACCATCTGCGGCGTGGGGGGCACGCTGACGGCGATCGACAACATGGGCCAGATCGGGCAGTCCTTGGGCTACCCGCCCAAGAGCATCAAGACCTTCATCTCCCTCATCAGCATCTGGAACTACGCCGGCCGGGTCACCGCCGGCTTCGCGTCCGAGGCGGTGCTGGCGCGCTACAagttcccgcgcccgctcatgctcacgctcgtcctcctcctcgcctgcgTCGGCCACCTCCTCATCGCCTTCGGCGTGCCGCAGTCGCTCTACGCCGCCTCCGTCGTCATCGGATTCTGCTTCGGCGCGCAGTGGCCGCTGCTCTTCGCCATCATCTCCGAGCTCTTCGGACTCAAGTACTACTCCACGCTCTACAACTTCGGCTCCGTCGCCAGCCCCATCGGCGCCTACGCGCTCAACGTGCGCGTCGCGGGCTACCTCTACGACGTGGAGGCCGCCAGGCAGCACGGCGGCACGCTGGACGGCGCCGGCGACAAGAGCTGCGTCGGCGTGCAGTGCTTCAAGCTCGCCTTCCTCATCATCACCGCCGTCACCGTCGCCGGCGCGCTCGTCTCGCTCCTGCTCGTCTGGCGCACCCGCAACTTCTACCGCAGCGACATCTACGCCAAGTTCAGGGACGCCGCCCCCGCCGACGGCGAGCCACGGAAGCAGGCCGAGTCAAGCGCGGTCAACGGGAGGAGTGAGTAG
- the LOC119312263 gene encoding uncharacterized protein LOC119312263 — MSILWEKSPAWRWLVGRTRDSKPFFFTFAALCGVVPGVVGYGVMQLTSSRNDKLEAHLRSNARPETTMMGQVNRERLAEFLGEIQRKEDTNDRYVAALKGETLTRKRYERIQPAPQQAAPEKAKDQQATKESAKAK; from the exons ATGTCGATCCTGTGGGAGAAGAGCCCGGCGTGGCGGTGGCTGGTGGGGCGGACGCGGGACTCCAAGCCCTTCTTCTTCACCTTCGCCGCGCTCTGCGGCGTCGTCCCCGGCGTCGTCGGCTACGGCGTCATGCAGCTCACCAGCTCCCGCAACGACAAGCTCGAGGCCCACCTCCGCTCCAACGCCAGACCGGAGACCACG ATGATGGGGCAAGTCAACAGGGAGAGACTGGCAGAGTTTCTCGGTGAGATACAGAGGAAGGAGGACACAAATGACAGATATGTTGCTGCTCTTAAAGGGGAGACGCTGACAAGGAAGCGCTATGAACGTATTCAGCCCGCCCCCCAGCAAGCTGCACCGGAGAAAGCCAAGGACCAGCAAGCTACCAAGGAGAGCGCCAAGGCAAAGTGA